From a single Lolium rigidum isolate FL_2022 chromosome 7, APGP_CSIRO_Lrig_0.1, whole genome shotgun sequence genomic region:
- the LOC124671409 gene encoding E3 ubiquitin-protein ligase RNF14-like: protein MATASVGATTSRALEPQSDPSPKFSSEASSSSSSRAVEAEARQVWCHDGADADVLDLDSPWVAAAEADSRLEEAAMAAAAAGLSLHAEGEADEDEIRNNQERQDDELMALEAIYGDDLVEFENKGGLRFFQIFIRYDLHDDAEVCAKLSSANEKTKCGACSDDDATKEHKVGSDEFSYTCNFEYLPPLILTCLFPKSYPSKEPPYFTVTSKWMDEPNVSQLCEMLDTIWAELTGQEVVYQWVEWIHNSSLLHLWFDGKIMLGQDTPTYRRDRRAISRSLPLESTIPSMLTYSSKKRYQAFLDDLHTCMICLNQTKGSNFIKLPCHHLFCMKCMETLCSMHVKEGTLFQLVCPDAKCNTSIPHYLLKRLLNEEEFERWDRLALEKALDSMADVVYCPKCVIACVEDEDNTAQCPQCSFTFCGFCKELWHPGKQCLTPEQKLQRRKASGRMTEKEVAQELLNIKELYKDVRLCPNCRIAIAKSEGCNKMVCSNCGQFFCFRCGKAIAGYDHFRNCRLFEARDTAEWEREMDQLQFGNQMRNMLKPLGAVVKCPRCREKTFKDDEKFVFCWACRASICTLCKQTVEDKRLKRGHWGSPDCVRLAES, encoded by the exons ATGGCGACAGCTTCCGTCGGCGCCACGACATCGCGAGCGCTCGAACCCCAGAgcgacccctcccccaagttctCATCCgaggcatcctcctcctcctcgtcgcgggCCGTAGAGGCAGAGGCGAGGCAGGTGTGGTGCCACGACGGCGCCGATGCGGACGTGCTCGACCTGGACTCCCCGTGGGTCGCGGCGGCCGAGGCGGATTCGAGGCTCGAGGAAGCCGCCATGGCCGCGGCTGCGGCGGGACTGAGCCTTCATGCTGAGGGTGAGGCTGACGAAGACGAGATACGAAACAACCAGGAGCGACAGGACGACGAG CTGATGGCATTGGAAGCAATATATGGGGATGACCTCGTCGAATTCGAAAACAAAGGAGGACTCCGCTTTTTCCAG ATTTTCATACGCTACGATCTTCATGATGATGCTGAAGTGTGTGCTAAGCTTTCTTCAGCTAATGAGAAAACAAAATGTGGAGCATGTTCTGATGATGATGCCACAAAAGAACATAAAGTTGGATCAGATGAATTCTCTTACACCTGCAACTTTGAGTACCTTCCTCCTTTGATACTGACATGCCTATTTCCAAAGTCGTATCCTAGCAAAGAGCCACCATATTTTACAGTCACCTCTAAATGGATGGATGAGCCTAATGTTTCCCAACTTTGTGAGATGCTTGACACCATTTGGGCAGAGCTGACAGGACAGGAAGTGGTATATCAATGGGTTGAGTGGATACACAACTCTTCTTTGTTACATCTCTGGTTTGATGGCAAGATAATGTTAGGTCAAGACACTCCAACATATAGAAGAGACAGACGTGCAATCTCGAGAAGTCTCCCGTTGGAGTCTACGATCCCTTCCATGCTCacttacagtagtaaaaaacgctATCAAGCTTTTCTTGATGATCTCCATACGTGCATGATATGCCTTAACCAGACCAAAG GTTCCAACTTCATCAAGCTTCCATGTCACCACTTGTTTTGCATGAAGTGCATGGAGACGTTATGCAGCATGCATGTGAAGGAAGGCACTTTATTTCAGTTAGTATGCCCCGATGCCAAGTGCAATACTTCCATTCCACACTACTTGTTAAAGAGGCTTCTTAACGAAGAAGAATTTGAACGTTGGGATAGACTTGCTCTTGAGAAAGCATTAGACTCGATGGCGGACGTGGTTTACTGCCCAAAGTGTGTGATTGCTTGTGTGGAAGATGAGGATAACACTGCACAATGCCCGCAATGTTCGTTTACCTTTTGCGGCTTTTGCAAGGAATTATGGCATCCAGGAAAGCAGTGTCTAACTCCAGAACAGAAACTCCAGCGCCGGAAG GCGTCAGGCAGGATGACTGAGAAGGAGGTGGCACAGGAACTGCTGAACATCAAAGAGTTGTACAAGGATGTTCGGTTATGTCCAAATTGCAGAATTGCCATCGCCAAGAGTGAAGGCTGCAACAAAATGGTGTGTAGTAACTGTGGCCAGTTTTTTTGCTTCCGTTGCGGCAAGGCAATCGCTGGCTACGATCATTTCAG GAACTGTCGACTATTTGAGGCTAGAGATACGGCGGAGTGGGAGAGGGAGATGGACCAACTGCAATTTGGAAACCAGATGCGGAATATGTTAAAGCCATTAGGTGCCGTCGTGAAATGTCCAAGGTGCCGCGAAAAGACCTTCAAG GATGATGAGAAATTTGTCTTCTGCTGGGCGTGCCGAGCAAGCATTTGCACACTATGCAAACAGACAGTTGAGGATAAGAGGCTGAAGCGAGGGCACTGGGGGTCGCCGGATTGTGTGAGGCTTGCTGAATCATAG